In Pseudomonas grandcourensis, the DNA window TTCCACGATTTCGATCCCCGTGAACTCGCCTTGATCGAACCGCTGCGCGCCTTGCGCCTGATGCACTACAGCGCCTGGCTCGCCCGCCGCTGGGAAGACCCGGCGTTCCCCCGCAGTTTCCCTTGGTTTGGCACCGAGCGTTATTGGGGGGATCAGGTGTTGGCATTGCGCGAGCAGTTGGCAGCGCTCAATGAAGAACCGTTGAAGCTGTTTTAATCGAAAATCAAAAGATCGCAGCCTTCGGCAGCTCCTACAGGGCGAATATGTTTTCTCTGTAGGAGCTGCCGCAGGCTGCGAACTTTTTTCTGACACGACACATCTATACAACCACCTTACAATCGCCTCTTTGTTAGCTGCCTAAGCAAGGACTTTGCATGCAAGCCGCCAACCCGCGTCGCGGGTACATTCTAGGCCTGAGTGCCTACATCATCTGGGGGCTTTTCCCCCTCTACTTCAAAGCCATCGCCAGCGTGCCCGCCGTGGAAATCATCATCCACCGGGTGCTTTGGTCGGCACTGTTCGGCGCCTTGTTGCTGATGGTCTGGAAGCACCCGGGCTGGTGGCGCGAGCTGCGGGAAAACCCGCGACGGCTGGCGATCCTGGCTTTGAGCGGTGCGCTGATCGCGGCCAACTGGCTGACCTACGTCTGGTCGGTGAACAACGGACGCATGCTGGAGGCCAGCCTCGGTTACTACATCAATCCCTTGGTGAACGTGTTGCTGGGCATGCTGATCCTCGGCGAACGGCTGCGGCGCATGCAATGGATTGCCGTCGGTCTGGCGGCTGTGGGTGTGGCGCAACAGGTCTGGCAAGTCGGCAGCCTGCCGTGGGTGTCGCTGGTGCTGGCACTGACCTTCGGTATCTATGGCCTGATTCGCAAGCAGGCGCCGGTTAAGGCGCTGCCGGGGCTGGTGGTGGAAACCTGGATGCTGGTACCGATTGCCCTCGGCTGGTTACTGCTCAATCCGACGGCCAGCAGTGCCCAGGCCGAATTCTGGACCACCTCCCAGGCTTGGTGGTTGGTCGCCGCCGGCCCGATCACCCTGGTGCCGCTGGTCTGCTTCAACGCTGCCGCACGGCATTTGCCCTACACGACACTGGGGTTTCTTCAGTACCTGGCGCCAACCCTGGTTCTGCTGCAAGCGGTCCTGCTGTTTGGCGAGCACCTGTCGTCCAGCACCCTGGTAGCGTTCATGTTTATCTGGGCCGGTCTGGCGGTTTACAGCATCGATGCGTGGATAAGTTTGCGCCGCCGCAGCTGATCAAAAAACGCACAAAACCCTACAGGCCACGTCTCCCGTGGCCTGCATCATTCCTTCCCAAGGTTATCCACAGCGTGATCCCCGCCGTTTGTGCGCAAGTATCTGAAACTGCTGGTTTTTTGATCAGAACCTGAAGAGCCCCGGTCGGCGTGGCCTGGCGGGGTGTCTCTACAGGTTATCCACAGGCCGGTGCACGTTTAACTTGGATAACCTGATCAGGGTTCACTGCGCAGCACCAATTCGACCATCAGGTCGTCAGCCAGGGTTTCCAGGCGCGATTGCAGTACGTCCAGCGACAGTGTCAGCGGGACCGCAAGAATCGCCTCGGCATGGAACAACGGCTCGCTGCTCATCGGTGCCGGGCGCACTTCGGTGACCAGCCGTTCCAGATTCACCCCCTGCTCGCTCAACAAGCGCGTGATGTCACGCACGATCCCCGGGCGATCATTGCCCACCAGTTCCATGGCGATCGGTTTCCAGGTGCAGGATTGTTCGATACCGCTTTCAGCGATCAACACGCGAATGCCATGGGCGGACAAGCCCTGCAATGCATCGACCAATTCGTCGTAGGCCTCGGCCGGCACCCCCACTCGAAGAATCCCGGCGAACTGTCCCGCCATGCGCGACATGCGGCTTTCCAGCCAGTTACCGCCGTGCTCGGCAATGCATTGGGCAATGCGCTCGACTTGTCCTGGCTTGTCCGGAGCAAAAACAGTGAGTACGAGGTGGTCCATGGCGCAGCCCTCTTGTCATGACTTTTGTTATAGAGAACCAAGTATAGGCAAGGGTTGGACCTGCGCCGACAGGTCAGGCGTCTTCGCGAGCAGGCTCGCTCCCACAAGGGTTGCGCGGGCCTTTGTGGGAGCGAGCCTGCTCGCGAATGAAGTCGCCGCCGATCGAAATGGAAAACAAATCGTGTACAACTTTTGATATTTAACTGGAACAATCCAATGGTTTTTTGAGAACATCACGCTCCCCGACGTGACCGCAATGCGTCATGGGGTCGCAGAACGACGTAATTAGTCTAATTTTCACAACCGCAATTCATCATGTAGTATGCCGCAGCGCGCACTACATAACGTTGGATCGATGTCTGCCGCAGGCACGTTCGCAACCCTGAAAGCCCTGTCAGCAAGGCCCCAAGCCGTTGATTGGTCCCAACCCAGCCGCCTGTCATGGGCATGTACTGGTAGAGGGGTTTGTGGTTTAAATGGCCAAAGGCTTCATTGTTAAATTGAAGAGCTGAAAAGCGAAATAGCTGAGCAGAGTGAGGCAAGCAATGACTGAACACGTTCAAGTCGGTGGCCTGCAGGTCGCCAAAGTCCTGTTCGACTTCGTGAACAACGAAGCCATTCCCGGTACCGGCCTCACCGCCGATAAGTTCTGGGCCGGTGCCGACAAGGTCATCCATGACCTGGCGCCGAAGAACAAAGCCCTACTCGCCAAACGCGATGATTTCCAGGCTCGTATCGATGGCTGGCACCAGGTACGTGCCGGTCAGGCGCACGACGCCGTGGCCTATAAAGCCTTCCTGCAAGACATCGGTTATCTGCTGCCAGAAGCGGCCGATTTCCAGGCAACGACGCAAAACGTCGATGAAGAAATCGCCCGCATGGCCGGTCCACAGCTCGTGGTGCCTGTCATGAACGCCCGCTTCGCGCTCAACGCCTCGAACGCCCGCTGGGGCTCGCTGTACGATGCGCTCTACGGCACCGACGCCATCAGCGAAGCCGACGGCGCGGAAAAAGGCAAAGGCTACAACAAGGTGCGCGGTGACAAAGTCATCGCTTTCGCCCGCGCCTTCCTCGACGAAGCGGCGCCTTTGGCGGCCGGCTCCCACGTCGATTCCACTGGCTACAAGATCGTCGACGGCAAACTGGTGGTCGCCCTTAAAGGCGGCAGCAACACCGGCCTGCGCAACGACGCACAA includes these proteins:
- a CDS encoding glycine cleavage system protein R, with amino-acid sequence MDHLVLTVFAPDKPGQVERIAQCIAEHGGNWLESRMSRMAGQFAGILRVGVPAEAYDELVDALQGLSAHGIRVLIAESGIEQSCTWKPIAMELVGNDRPGIVRDITRLLSEQGVNLERLVTEVRPAPMSSEPLFHAEAILAVPLTLSLDVLQSRLETLADDLMVELVLRSEP
- the rarD gene encoding EamA family transporter RarD, with protein sequence MQAANPRRGYILGLSAYIIWGLFPLYFKAIASVPAVEIIIHRVLWSALFGALLLMVWKHPGWWRELRENPRRLAILALSGALIAANWLTYVWSVNNGRMLEASLGYYINPLVNVLLGMLILGERLRRMQWIAVGLAAVGVAQQVWQVGSLPWVSLVLALTFGIYGLIRKQAPVKALPGLVVETWMLVPIALGWLLLNPTASSAQAEFWTTSQAWWLVAAGPITLVPLVCFNAAARHLPYTTLGFLQYLAPTLVLLQAVLLFGEHLSSSTLVAFMFIWAGLAVYSIDAWISLRRRS